In Labrus bergylta chromosome 5, fLabBer1.1, whole genome shotgun sequence, the genomic window tacatacacatacaacacacacacacacacaacacaacacatatatacatacacacacatatacatacatacacacacaacacaacacatatatacatacacacatatacatacatacatacacacacaacacacacaacacaacacaacacatatatacatacacacaacacacacacacacacaacacaacacatatatacatacatacaacacatacatacatacacacacaacacatatatacatgatacacacacaacacatatataaatTTGTATATACTTTTTCTTAAGtggaaaacaaaatcaaaacatgtaCGCATCTCAGTTGACATGGTGAGAAAAAAGGGAGTATTTTGTTGTTAATTGACTTAATATTGGTAATCCCACCTGTCGCTCTCTTCTCATCGAGACTTTACCAATTTCACAAATCAAAAGTAAGCCACACCTACctctgataataataataataataatacatttgatttgtaatgctctttatatttttggaaaaaatctcaaagtgcaaATGTAGGAGCTATCAGATCTAGTTTATTGGAAAAATTTCAACCTAGCATTGAGCTAATTTGCTGATGAGGCAGACTGATTTATGctgtcatttttgtattttacagtgtACTCTTTCGATGGCATCCTGGTGTTTGGGCTGCTTTTCATCTGCACTTGTGCGTACCTCAAAAAGGTTCCTCGCATCAACAGCTGGCTGCTGTCAGAGAAGAAAGGAGTGTGGGGCGTCTTCTACAAAGGTATATCTATAGAGAATGACATGCTCATAATACCACAAAATATCCCTAGTGTAATAATGAAAAGGCATTATTTTTTATTCGTTTAACGTAAAAATATCCTTAGGGGGGAGAAGATGCCAAATAGTGTCCGTAGACATTTCCTGTGTGTCACACTTGGGAAAATATGCAGTTGACAGTGCAGGGGTTAAACAAGTAGAGGAAAAATGTAGAGCATAAAAGCAGTCAATCAGTATTGATTGTCTCAACTTTATACACATTGAGATTTTATATCAAACATCCACAGTGTGAggtttgcacttttttttgtcatgatgcAAATATATATTGGGCACAACATCTTTTGGATCAAATTATTTCTCGTCTGTCCAATCAAAATGAAGTCTGCACTTGAAactttgtaaaataaaacaaaaaactttaaaaaaactcgGCCATGATTATTCACACAGTCATTTAGACATGTCACAGACGTAATATACAGGTTGGGAGGCTCATTAGCCTTCTTTATAGTTAAACAGATCTGAGCATTTGTTTATGTTATTGGTTTACGTGTGCTAATCCTACTATAATAAGTAACATCGTCTTTGATGTAAAGACATTATATGAAGggaaatataaacaaaaagcTTCGAacattgtttcatttcaaactctTGACTCTTAAATGTTGCACAGTCTCTTGATAAACTttccatgtttacatcactCGCCTTATAACACATCTGATTTACATGGTTTGCGTTACTCCTCTTGATCTGCATGTATGTTTATGACATGTATTTTCTTCACTCGCCATCTTAATCTTAATTTCTCTTGCCAGCTGCGATAATTGGGACGCGGCTTCACATCCCTGTGGCGATTTCCTGTTTGGCCATGGCTTTCTacattgtctttttaaaatgatagaATGAGACTGGACTGGAGAAGACTGGATGAGGATGAACTCACTTATGCGGTCCTGTGCTAATCCTTGTTGTTGGACACCTCTTGGATTACATGACTGTTGAAGCCCTGAAGGCCCTGAAGGGTGGACCCATGTGAAAGACTAGCCAgtgctgcccccttgtggtgACTGGGTACATAACTCCTCCCTTAGTAATGTGTGTGCACTACAGACATGAAGGGTATCCTGGATATACTCCACAGAGAGCCTGTCGGGTCACATGTTATCATTCTATTGTACCGTAAAGCTGTTTGTTGTCTCCATCCACAACCCATGAATATTTATAGTGAAGGATGCAGAAGTTATAAGGGCAGTCTGTGCACAATAAACTAAAGCTGTATACAACCTGAAATTAGCCTAGCTGTATATATTTGGAATATGACCAATAGAGATTTGCCAGAGGTTATGTGTGATCAAATTGAAAATGATCAATTCTGCTTGTTCCCAgctatgctgttttttttttccggtcGCTTCTTTTGTCAAAGGTGGAGGGGAAGAGAAACAAAGCTAATATATGAAGATATTCATGTGTAcattatattttccttttttgcatTTCTAATATTTCCTTAACAGAGCTGGTTGGCATCTCTAAAACTCAGTTTTAGGTCTGAAATACTTATTTTGCACACAtttatgttacatttattttgatacaTGTTACAAGataacatgttttatatgtCATAAGTTGTGGCAGATTAAACTGTAACTGATTAAACTGTTAAGTCACAATGTAGAAACAGGAATAGAAGTGTAGGAACCTTTTCAACTGGATTGCTTAATCAGACTTGTCTGGAAATTTTAATTCAAAGCCAAATGCTTCTCATGCAATCACAATTACATTCTGTATTATTGGGTTTATTTTtgccactctttttttttttttacagaatgatATTGGGTTTTGGGAAGGGATGCAATGCAATTTTAAGTAAAACATTTATCAGactatttctgtgtttgttttttttcatttataaacAAAGTCTGGTCTAAAGTGACCTTCATGGcctataaaatataaatgttgttttcattttatagtGATATCAACTTTTGACTTacagtagatgtttatctgtggccACAATTAACAGAACATAAGCCCTCAAAATCATTCAAAATGAAGTACTATTCTGACATATTCAATTTCTTAATGATTTTTAATTTGTGGGCATTTTGACTGAATCCTGCAGGAAATCCCTGATTAATTATTATCCCCAGCATGCATCATGGTagactatccatccatccatccattttcttctgcttatccGACCCCATGTCCGCTTATGTCAActcagacttccctctccccagcaacgctttccagctcctcctcctgggggattccgaggcgttcccaggctagacgggatatataatccctccagtgcATTCTGGGTCTGCCActgggtctcctcccagttggtcgTGCCTGGtaaacctctaaagggaggcgtccaggagacatccttaacagatgcccaaacaacctcaactggctcctttccatgcggaggagcagcggctctactccgacCACCTCActctatctctaaggctgagcccagccaccctccaGAGGAAGCTCATTTCGGCATTTCAGGACCGGTGACAAGGGACGACGCTGGTGGAGGCCAACATGCAGGGACCGGATGGCTCGTACCAACGCCCTCCGGGCCCCATATTCCCGCAGTACCCCCCTACATGATCCCCCGAGGGACACGGTCAAAAAGCCTtcaaaaaaatccacaaaacacatgtagactGGATGAGCAAATGGCCGGTTCCCCCTTTTTGTAAATGGGAACCACCACACCCGTCTGCCACTACACAGGCACTGTCCCAGATTTCCACGCGACATTGAAGAGCGTCAGCCAAGACAGCCCAACAATGTCCAGAGCCTTTAGCATCTCGGGGCGAATCTCATCCACACCTGGCGCTTTGCCACTGAGGAGCTTTCTAACTGCCTCAGTGACCTATGCTAAGGTTAGTGGTAAGGTCCCCAATGTCCCCAGTCCGGGTCAGAAGCCCTCCACCCCTGCTGATAACAGCCTGGGGCCTTCCTGAGCTCCTTGAGGCCAACCGAAAGTCTTTCTCTCCTCCCACACCCGGGTTTTTGCTTCCGCAACCACTGAAGCCACTGCCCTCCGAGCCACCCAATACCTGTCAGCTGTCTTAAGCCTCTTGGTACTTTCTTTTGCTAATAGCCTGGTCAATGGTCACAAACACtaacaacacagaacaacacgTTGACATATTTCAGTTGTTTATTCAACCtattttaatctattttattAAGTCACAAGACATTTGACTTCATGCAGTAGAAAAATCACAAGTGTTATTGACGAGATAAAAAATGAGTCATTCAAACAGGCCAAACATGTTCATGTGATAGACAGAGGGAGATTCCCACTCAGGTCCACAGCAGGGACGGGATATCCCCAGGTTTCCTAATAGCGACCCAGTTCTCGCGAGGAAATAGTGTTTGCCGCGACCAGCGCCGTGACGCAGTGACGTACGCGTGCACGTTGCAGCGCGCCCTAGAAGAGAACTGGGCGAAAATTTCAGCGAAAGCTCGTCCAGAGAGTGTGAGCTTCCTGACCTGAGTGCGGTTAGTAGAGGAAGTTTGTTGCCAAAGCGGTCCGACGTGCACGTAGAGGTGTGGATTGTTTTGCACAGCTGCACCGACGGGGGTTGCTGAAGTTTAGTAGAATTCAGAACCGCCtgcagtttcattttttttttttttgcagagagcagcagcagcatacCACGTCGTGCCAcacggagaggagagagagagagagagagagagagagagagagagagagagagagagagagagagcgcgagagagagcgcgagagagagagagagagagagagagagagagcgagcagaaGTTTCCGCTGGTTTGTTTTGTCGCTGCTGCGCGGCTGGTAAATTCCGCAGGAATGTCGCAAAAGGAGAGACCCACTTTCTACCGACAGGAGCTCAACAAAATCGTGTGGGAGGTCCCGGAGCGGTACCAGAGCTTGTCACCCGTCGGCTCCGGTGCTTATGGATCCGTATGGTAAGCAGTTGTTGCAGAGCACTGTCGAGAACACATTGCACAACGACCGAGCAGGGTTCCCACCATCTACAGAGGCCCGTCAGAGTTACCTCCACACGGGCTGCTTTTCAGAGCTCTAAATGCTTTTAGAGGAGGAAAAGGTGAATCCTCAGATGTAgtttttgtgtttacatgttaTCACAAGTCTGTTTTGGAACTGATGTCCCCATCGTGCACGCTTTGGCATAGATCGTATTCCCTCGGGTGGGTGgggattatttttgtttttgtgcatatttttttttgttttgagtcctGTGTTAACACCTGTGTGTACCAATCGTTTCCAGTAAACATACTTGCGCATTTAGTGTCAAGTTTAAATAGATCCCAGAGTAAAATacatagaaaaaaacagatttaaaaaaaataattcaacagtCTCTTATGAAGAAGGCTGTATCATAAGGGGCAGGTCAGTACTTGCATCATCTACCGAAGTGGTCCCTATACTCGGGAGATATGATCTGTGCTCACTAAACATTCCGGGTCGACCGACAACAAACGAAACAATCTCCTCAGCCCTGCTCGCACAACCTGGCACTTTACACACCCCGCACATTGCATGCACTTAGCATTTTCTAGTTGGGTGCAGCTTGCAGAGTACCAGAAGGTCACGTGGTTTTCAGAaagtagccccccccccccccctcatacATAGTGAGAGCTTTCTATAGGAGCCCATTCGAAGAGGATGGTGACTCTAGAATGATGTCACCCTTTATCCCGTTGTAGTACACCCCATGACTCACACTCCCGAGGTTAGGTAGTGGTCTCAGCTGTGACGCTTTTTTTACTCATCATGAAGTCATGTTTGGGACGGAACGTACCTTCATTTAACTGAGCAGTAAATGGTTTCAATCACGAGTGTGTGAGCAAACCAAGAACTCTTTAGTGGCATAAGAGGGATACTTAATGATGTCTTTATATAAGATGTTTAAATAgataatatgcaatttttctcATGCCCAAAAGAGGTTATCCTCCatgcaaaaaaatatgttaCTTAGCCGTCAACTCTGAATTAGTGAACAAATGCAAGTCATCTGTGTTTGTAACGTTATTGATAACATTGTAATAAGTGGATTGTAATTGCCAGACACAAAGTAAACACTCCTGATGATGGATGCTCGTGTGAATTTAAAGTCCAAACTGAGAGGCGAGGTCACGCATTTCAATTTTAACCTGCAAGAGAAGCTTAGTATTTGCATAattctcattattattattctcatAATATTTTGTAAAAGATGGAGAGTAGCTTTATCTGatgtctgtgttgtttaaaaaaatggaaaagcttttaaatgttttacaaatattattttttgaaGGTTATTTGCAAAAgactgatgtacgttgctttggattaaagcgtctgctaagtgaatcgTTGAATTGTGGAAGTAATTTTGAGTGGCCTTCATTTAAAAGTagttatttttcacatttgcagTGTAAGATTAGCTTTTAtgttatgtgtttattttctaacttgttttcttttctataaAAGAACGCTGCCCTCAAGATTTAACGAGTCTGATGGGTTGTAAGATAAAATATTATTCTTATTTTACCTCAGAGGTGAAATGTACTGAAAAAGAAACGTACAGCTCAGTGACATGTATGTCCTTTAaaaatcagacagaaaaaaataagtatAGCATAACAACCCAAGAAgattcacaatttaaaaaaaacatcaaatggtTGAGTTTGTTGAAATCTGACCAAACTAAACATATAGGCTACAAAAAAAGAACGATTCATACAAATAGGAATAATAATATCATGTGCTCTGGCTACATTCAGATttccagtgtttttttctctccagaaTAATCCAACTTGCTATAATACTTATCTGACAGTAAGGGGATCAGTGTGATCGACTGTGCAGATCCACGTGATCACAATCGTTGAAATAGTAGGCCCAACACTATCAGCACACAATTTGTGAATCACATGTTGTTCTAGAAAGTCAAAAGATCCCCAGTTGCTCCATATAGAGGAGCAACATATTCAAAAGCAGACTTTGTGACTCTGATGCTCAGGTGTATAAGtgtcaaaagaacaaaaacagaacgAGAAACAAAGGGAGTAGAAAGACCGAACGTATGAACGGGATTGTAAGATCAAATCTAAATCTAATGTTACGACCCCGTGCACTCCCAAAGTCGACTTCCAGACTCAGTAAAGCTCAGAATTTGTCTTGTGCTCTCTCAGATCTTTAGTtgcttttataaataaatacacacccACGCCATCACTCCACAACACATAtctacttctgttttttttttaagatctaAAGACTGATGTCAGTAATTTGCTATTTTTATACATTGTTC contains:
- the tmem167b gene encoding protein kish-B, producing MTNVYSFDGILVFGLLFICTCAYLKKVPRINSWLLSEKKGVWGVFYKAAIIGTRLHIPVAISCLAMAFYIVFLK